A genome region from Solanum pennellii chromosome 12, SPENNV200 includes the following:
- the LOC107007253 gene encoding uncharacterized protein ycf45: MLSFALVHLHPSSSPNPQFHFPLQNQIPPIQSLNFSPFTVIPTKLLSKPSFSRLLSSVSSSSLVADDFQVELGRLLSLLPEEMRRGVSEHPEFSNLIEVVMDLGRKPLARFPSGDFILSDQPITLGDLQQATSQVGDFAVDNRAGISRTLHRISAIRNRKGAIIGLTCRVGRAISGSANSLRDLVKDGASLLLIGPPGVGKTTIIRDIARMLANDYGKRVMIVDTSNEIGGDGDIPHAGIGNARRMQVPHNDMQHKVLIEAVENHMPQVIVIDEIGTKLEAMAASTIAQRGIQLVATAHGVTIENLVMNPALEMLVGGVQSVTLGDEEASRRRVQKSVLERKGPSSFSCGVEIISKAELRVHPDLEATVDAILAGRYPKYEIRKINPGSQDGIMEISSIQAPLDEINEVLIEDIIEINGGIPDSTELISATGPSMEGGSGESEDALCIFLYGISEASVMQGIKQLNIDDTIEFTDNISEADVLLALQSKLKKNSRIQAAARSHGIPIYVTKTSSSTQLTKAMQALISDFADGFEFLESEAKTNESEKIDALEEARIAMERVVIPKGEPVELLPRPSNIILLQKDLVRKYKLKSERIGTGMDLRLRILPFTSASDEDGHDSEGVDDETEVDELLFRPNAESNGSAYTVNRLPLLPE; encoded by the exons ATGCTCTCTTTTGCTTTAGTCCATcttcatccttcttcttcaccaaaCCCACAGTTCCATTTTCCCCTCCAAAATCAAATTCCACCAATTCAATCACTCAACTTTTCACCATTTACTGTAATACCCACAAAATTGCTGAGTAAACCCTCCTTCTCCCGCTTATTATCTTCGGTATCGTCGTCTTCTTTGGTTGCTGATGACTTTCAAGTGGAATTGGGTCGGTTATTGTCTTTGTTGCCGGAGGAAATGCGGCGAGGAGTTAGCGAACACCCGGAATTTTCCAATttaattgaggtggttatggACTTAGGTCGTAAGCCACTTGCTCGCTTCCCTTCTGGAGATTTCATCTTATCCGATCAACCGATTACTTTGGGTGATCTTCAACAAGCTACCTCGCAG GTTGGTGACTTTGCAGTTGACAATAGAGCTGGCATTAGCAGAACTTTACACCGAATTAGTGCTATTAGAAACCGGAAAGGTGCAATTATTGGTTTAACTTGTCGAGTTGGTCGTGCAATATCTGGAAGTGCAAACTCATTGCGAGATCTAGTTAAAGATGGTGCGTCTTTGTTGCTCATTGGTCCTCCTGGAGTAGGAAAAACAACTATTATCAG GGACATAGCCAGGATGCTTGCAAATGATTATGGGAAGCGCGTAATGATTGTGGACACCTCTAATGAAATTGGTGGGGATGGTGATATACCTCATGCAGGAATAGGTAATGCTCGGCGGATGCAGGTTCCACATAATGATATGCAACACAAG gtgCTGATAGAAGCAGTGGAAAATCATATGCCACAAGTGATTGTAATCGATGAGATTGGTACTAAGCTTGAGGCAATGGCTGCAAGCACCATTGCACAACGAGGAATTCAGTTAGTTGCAACTGCTCATGGAGTAACAATAGAGAATTTAGTAATGAATCCTGCTTTAGAGATGCTGGTTGGAGGAGTACAG AGTGTGACACTTGGGGATGAAGAGGCTAGCAGGCGACGCGTTCAGAAATCTGTTCTGGAGAGGAAAGGTCCATCATCTTTTAGCTGTGGGGTTGAGATAATCTCCAAGGCAGAATTGAGAGTTCACCCTGATTTAGAAGCAACAGTAGATGCAATTCTTGCAG GACGTTACCCAAAATATGAAATTCGCAAGATAAATCCAGGATCGCAAGATGGAATTATGGAAATTTCATCCATCCAAGCACCATTAgatgaaataaatgaagttTTGATTGAAGATATAATCGAGATTAATGGAGGTATACCTGATTCAACTGAGCTCATCTCAGCAACAGGTCCGAGCATGGAAGGAGGTTCTGGTGAAAGTGAGGACGCCCTTTGCATTTTTCTATATGGG ATCTCAGAGGCAAGTGTGATGCAAGGGATAAAACAGCTTAACATTGACGATACCATTGAGTTTACTGATAATATCAGTGAAGCAGATGTGCTACTTGCTCTGCAGTCCAAGCTTAAGAAAAATTCTCGGATTCAAGCAGCTGCAAGATCTCACGGCATTCCTATTTATGTGACAAAG ACAAGCTCCTCAACACAGCTGACAAAGGCTATGCAGGCATTAATCAGTGATTTTGCTGATGGCTTTGAGTTTCTCGAATCTGAAGCTAAGACTAATGAGTCTGAAAAGATTGATGCCTTAGAG GAGGCTCGAATAGCCATGGAGCGAGTGGTAATTCCGAAAGGGGAACCTGTTGAGCTACTCCCTAGGCCATCAAATATTATACTGCTTCAGAAGGATCTTGTTAGAAAGTACAAGCTAAAATCAGAGCGAATTGGAACAGGAATGGATTTACGGCTTCGGATTCTCCCTTTCACCAGTGCATCCGATGAAGACGGTCACGACAGTGAAGGAGTTGATGATGAGACTGAAGTTGATGAATTATTATTCAGGCCGAATGCTGAATCAAATGGATCTGCCTACACTGTAAATAGATTACCTCTACTACCTGAATAA